The Chryseobacterium geocarposphaerae genome has a window encoding:
- the paaC gene encoding 1,2-phenylacetyl-CoA epoxidase subunit PaaC: MNPLYNYLLKLADDSFIMGQRLSAWCGEGPYLEEDIALTNIALDELGQANNFYVYASRVIDNGKSEDDIAFLRYEHEYLNAHWTELPNEDYAQTILKVYVFAVYQKLMYEALSNSTNEELSAIAQKSLKEVRYHYTHAASWMKIFAQGTEESKSHLVKAIENIWEYTKGLFAKTEGEDDLVALNIAPDTDALYEEFVAITQKDFADFQLEYPTNPFMQPKSRTGYHTEYFGYILCELQYMQRAYPGCTW, from the coding sequence ATGAACCCATTATATAATTATTTATTAAAATTAGCAGACGACAGTTTCATCATGGGACAGCGTTTGTCTGCGTGGTGCGGTGAAGGTCCTTATCTCGAGGAAGATATTGCATTAACGAACATCGCGTTGGATGAGCTTGGTCAGGCCAATAACTTTTATGTTTACGCTTCAAGAGTGATCGACAATGGAAAAAGTGAAGACGATATTGCATTTTTAAGATACGAACATGAATATCTAAACGCACACTGGACAGAGCTACCGAACGAAGATTATGCCCAAACAATTTTAAAGGTTTATGTTTTCGCAGTGTATCAGAAATTGATGTACGAAGCATTATCAAATTCTACGAATGAAGAACTTTCTGCCATTGCTCAGAAATCTTTAAAAGAAGTAAGGTATCATTACACTCACGCTGCTTCCTGGATGAAAATTTTCGCTCAGGGAACAGAAGAAAGTAAGTCTCATTTGGTAAAAGCAATTGAAAATATCTGGGAATATACCAAAGGTTTATTTGCAAAAACAGAAGGAGAAGATGATTTGGTAGCCTTAAATATTGCTCCGGATACAGATGCTCTTTACGAAGAATTTGTTGCGATTACACAGAAAGATTTTGCAGATTTCCAATTGGAATATCCTACGAATCCTTTTATGCAGCCAAAGTCAAGAACGGGTTACCACACTGAATATTTTGGATATATTCTTTGTGAATTACAGTATATGCAAAGAGCGTATCCGGGTTGTACTTGGTAA
- the paaB gene encoding 1,2-phenylacetyl-CoA epoxidase subunit PaaB, producing the protein MANLDMWEVFIQTKPGLSHKHVGIVQAPTAEMALQNARDVYTRRKEGTSVWVVPSKYIVTSEGVDKEAFFDPADDKLYRHPTFYEIPNDVKNM; encoded by the coding sequence ATGGCAAATTTAGATATGTGGGAAGTGTTTATTCAGACTAAACCGGGATTATCTCACAAACACGTTGGAATTGTACAGGCACCAACAGCAGAAATGGCTTTGCAGAACGCAAGAGACGTTTATACAAGAAGAAAGGAAGGAACTTCTGTTTGGGTAGTTCCAAGTAAATATATCGTGACTTCGGAAGGGGTGGATAAGGAAGCTTTCTTTGATCCTGCCGATGATAAATTGTATCGTCACCCGACATTCTACGAAATTCCAAACGATGTAAAAAATATGTAA
- the paaA gene encoding 1,2-phenylacetyl-CoA epoxidase subunit PaaA has translation MDLEKFVQYVHDENKVEPKDVMPDDYRKLLVRQISQHAHSEIVGMLPEANWISRAPSLRRKMALLAKVQDEAGHGLYLYSATETLGDGSIRADRDATYEDMLEGKAKYSSIFNYPTLSWADIGAIGWLVDGAAIMNQVMLMGNSYGPYSRAMVKICKEESFHQRQGYEILMALCRGTKQQKEMAQASLNRFWWPALMMFGPNDDSSPNSKISMNYRVKRESNDSLRQRFIDVTVPQAEFLGLTIPDKDLKWNEERQHYDFGELPWDEFMEILKGNGPANKKRIETKRKAQRENAWVKEAAAAFAEKQNEKVN, from the coding sequence ATGGACTTAGAAAAATTTGTACAATATGTACACGACGAAAATAAAGTAGAACCAAAAGATGTAATGCCGGATGATTACAGAAAACTATTGGTTCGTCAGATTTCACAGCATGCCCATTCTGAAATTGTGGGAATGTTGCCGGAAGCCAACTGGATTTCCAGAGCGCCTTCATTGAGAAGAAAAATGGCTCTTTTGGCTAAAGTTCAGGATGAAGCAGGACACGGTTTATACCTTTATTCTGCAACTGAAACTTTAGGAGACGGAAGTATCAGGGCTGATAGAGATGCGACTTATGAGGATATGTTGGAAGGAAAAGCAAAATATTCAAGTATCTTCAATTATCCGACATTGAGTTGGGCAGATATTGGTGCCATCGGTTGGTTGGTTGATGGTGCAGCCATCATGAATCAGGTAATGTTGATGGGGAATTCTTATGGTCCTTATTCAAGAGCGATGGTGAAAATCTGTAAAGAAGAATCTTTCCATCAAAGACAAGGATACGAAATTTTGATGGCGCTTTGCCGTGGTACAAAACAGCAGAAAGAAATGGCTCAGGCTTCACTAAACCGTTTCTGGTGGCCGGCTTTAATGATGTTCGGCCCGAATGACGACAGTTCACCAAACTCTAAAATCTCTATGAATTACAGAGTAAAAAGAGAAAGTAACGACAGTCTTCGTCAGAGATTTATCGATGTTACGGTTCCGCAGGCCGAATTCTTGGGATTAACCATTCCGGATAAAGATCTGAAATGGAATGAAGAAAGACAACATTATGATTTCGGAGAACTTCCGTGGGATGAATTCATGGAAATCCTAAAAGGAAACGGTCCTGCCAACAAAAAGCGTATCGAAACCAAGAGAAAAGCACAAAGAGAAAATGCTTGGGTGAAAGAGGCAGCGGCAGCTTTTGCTGAGAAGCAGAACGAAAAAGTTAACTAA
- a CDS encoding 2Fe-2S iron-sulfur cluster-binding protein — MNSFYKLKTVKVQKDTNDAVNVAVEIPEELKDKFRFKQGQYLNFRMMIDGNEERRSYSICNAPSEKSNTLEVLVKLLEGGKVSGYFNEHLHMDEMLEVMPPMGGFNTSYHPTNVKTYVGLAAGSGISPVLSNIKESLYQEPNSNAYLFYSNRSMNHVMKKAEIDKLVEHFNGRLKVVYLVSREQHEDPIFEGRISPEKLELLFERYADIDVKEATYFICGPSEMIKGIADYLKKDKKVPAIQVLFEYFTAPDEENTEEMSDEFKAIANIESMVTVIIDDDEYSFHLNSKKESILDKALKDNLPVPFACKGGVCCTCKAEVLEGEVFMEKNYALTEEEVARGYVLTCQCHPTTNVVMLNYDV, encoded by the coding sequence ATGAATTCATTTTATAAACTTAAAACGGTAAAAGTTCAGAAAGATACCAACGATGCAGTGAATGTAGCTGTTGAAATTCCTGAAGAGCTGAAAGATAAATTCAGGTTCAAGCAGGGGCAGTATCTTAATTTCCGAATGATGATCGACGGAAATGAAGAAAGACGTTCTTATTCTATCTGCAATGCGCCAAGCGAAAAAAGCAACACGCTGGAAGTTTTGGTGAAATTGTTGGAAGGCGGAAAAGTTTCCGGTTATTTCAATGAGCATCTACACATGGATGAAATGCTGGAAGTGATGCCTCCAATGGGTGGTTTCAACACCTCTTATCACCCGACAAATGTGAAAACTTACGTTGGTTTGGCTGCAGGAAGCGGAATTTCTCCGGTGCTATCCAATATTAAGGAAAGTCTTTACCAGGAGCCGAATTCAAATGCTTATTTGTTCTATAGCAACAGAAGCATGAATCACGTGATGAAAAAGGCTGAGATCGATAAATTGGTTGAACATTTCAACGGAAGACTGAAAGTTGTTTATTTAGTAAGCCGTGAGCAACACGAAGATCCTATTTTCGAAGGAAGAATTTCTCCTGAAAAACTGGAACTTTTATTTGAAAGATATGCGGATATCGATGTGAAAGAAGCCACTTATTTCATTTGCGGACCTTCAGAAATGATTAAAGGAATTGCAGATTATTTAAAGAAAGATAAAAAAGTACCGGCAATCCAGGTTTTATTTGAATATTTCACCGCTCCGGATGAAGAAAATACGGAGGAAATGAGCGATGAATTCAAAGCCATTGCCAACATCGAAAGTATGGTAACGGTAATCATCGATGATGATGAATATTCGTTCCATTTGAATTCAAAAAAAGAGAGTATCTTAGATAAAGCATTGAAAGACAATCTTCCTGTGCCTTTTGCATGTAAAGGAGGGGTATGCTGTACGTGTAAAGCCGAAGTTTTGGAAGGTGAAGTTTTCATGGAAAAAAATTACGCGCTTACCGAAGAAGAAGTAGCCAGAGGCTATGTTCTTACCTGTCAATGTCACCCGACAACAAATGTGGTGATGCTTAATTATGATGTTTAA
- a CDS encoding phenylacetate--CoA ligase family protein produces MDFDVEYLKLDQLRQLQSERLAKLVDYLGEKSEFYKRKFKETGISPQDVRSIEDISKLPITYKQDLRDNYPFGLFTVPKNELQRIHCSSGTTGKPTVVGYTKEDVDLFSEVVARSLNAAGAKPGMQLHNAYGYGIFTGGLGLHYGAEKLGMSVLPISGGMTARQVDLIIDFKPEVICCSPSYALTIADEFAKRGVSADEISLKYAVLGSEPWTELIRHHIEERLGVHATNIYGLSEIIGPGVSMEDFEEKGGAYIWEDHFYPEILDPVTKEPVPFGEEGVLVITTLTKKAMPLLRYWTNDITSLYYDESGKRTMVKMKPILGRADDMLIVRGVNVYPSQIEEAFSHVEGVVPNYYLTPIEKEQMCVALDIDVEIDDELVASKNLNQNTDDYAIFVGNFGKNIESEIKKRVGITTKVKIHAQDSLPKCEGGKINRILKK; encoded by the coding sequence ATGGATTTTGATGTTGAATATCTAAAGCTCGATCAATTGAGACAGCTTCAATCTGAGCGATTGGCGAAATTGGTAGACTATCTTGGGGAGAAGTCGGAATTTTATAAAAGAAAATTTAAGGAAACAGGAATATCTCCACAAGATGTCAGGTCGATTGAAGATATTTCAAAACTCCCGATTACTTACAAACAGGATTTGAGAGACAATTATCCGTTCGGATTATTTACCGTTCCGAAAAATGAGCTGCAGAGAATTCACTGTTCAAGCGGAACAACGGGAAAACCGACGGTGGTGGGATATACAAAAGAAGATGTTGATTTATTCAGCGAAGTCGTGGCGAGATCTTTGAATGCGGCGGGAGCGAAACCTGGAATGCAGTTGCACAATGCTTATGGATATGGAATTTTTACGGGCGGACTTGGACTTCATTACGGAGCAGAAAAATTGGGAATGAGCGTTCTCCCGATTTCGGGAGGAATGACAGCAAGACAGGTAGATTTAATTATAGATTTTAAACCTGAAGTTATTTGTTGCTCACCTTCATATGCATTAACAATCGCTGACGAATTTGCAAAACGTGGAGTTTCTGCGGATGAGATTAGTTTAAAATATGCCGTTTTAGGTTCAGAACCGTGGACGGAATTGATCAGACATCATATTGAAGAAAGATTGGGCGTTCATGCTACTAATATTTATGGTTTAAGCGAAATTATTGGTCCCGGAGTTTCGATGGAGGATTTTGAGGAAAAAGGTGGGGCTTATATTTGGGAAGATCATTTTTATCCTGAAATTCTGGATCCGGTTACGAAAGAACCCGTTCCGTTTGGTGAAGAAGGTGTTTTGGTGATTACGACTTTAACGAAAAAAGCAATGCCGCTTTTACGGTATTGGACGAACGATATTACCAGTCTTTATTATGACGAAAGCGGAAAAAGAACAATGGTTAAAATGAAGCCAATTCTTGGAAGAGCCGACGATATGCTGATTGTAAGAGGGGTAAATGTTTATCCAAGTCAGATTGAAGAAGCATTTTCTCATGTTGAAGGAGTGGTTCCGAATTATTATTTAACACCGATTGAAAAAGAACAAATGTGTGTTGCTTTAGATATTGATGTTGAAATTGATGATGAATTGGTAGCTTCAAAAAATTTAAATCAAAATACCGATGATTATGCTATTTTTGTCGGAAACTTTGGAAAAAACATAGAAAGCGAAATAAAAAAACGGGTAGGAATTACCACAAAAGTGAAAATCCATGCTCAGGACAGTCTTCCGAAATGTGAAGGCGGAAAAATTAACAGAATACTTAAAAAATAA
- a CDS encoding TetR/AcrR family transcriptional regulator, with protein sequence MELKEKQRKILDVAVELFKEKGYMGSSVRDLATKLNIKAASLYAHIRSKEEILEWICFGIAQEFFDELQNVKSTNISPKEKLNLFIDKHLSVVLKNRDVTHIYSNEWKHLEDRLTEFVELRKNYQQEVENLISEIYQAENWELKSPAFTTRFILHTLNNSYFWFKRNTESTTEITDEIRDKILFGLLGDHKK encoded by the coding sequence ATGGAGTTAAAAGAAAAACAAAGAAAAATATTAGACGTTGCGGTAGAACTTTTCAAGGAGAAAGGGTATATGGGCAGCTCTGTAAGAGATTTGGCGACAAAGCTCAATATAAAAGCAGCTTCTTTGTATGCACACATCCGTTCGAAGGAAGAAATTCTGGAGTGGATTTGTTTTGGCATCGCACAGGAATTTTTCGATGAACTTCAGAATGTAAAAAGCACCAATATTTCGCCAAAGGAAAAACTGAATCTTTTTATTGATAAACATTTATCAGTTGTTCTAAAAAACCGTGATGTTACCCATATTTATTCCAACGAATGGAAGCATTTGGAAGATAGATTAACTGAATTTGTCGAATTAAGAAAAAATTATCAACAGGAAGTAGAAAATTTGATTTCTGAAATCTATCAGGCAGAAAATTGGGAACTGAAATCTCCGGCTTTTACAACACGTTTTATTCTTCATACCTTAAACAATTCTTATTTCTGGTTCAAAAGGAATACAGAATCTACCACCGAAATTACTGACGAAATAAGGGATAAAATTCTTTTTGGATTGTTGGGAGATCATAAAAAGTAA